The Gemmatimonas phototrophica region ACGGTGGGCATGCTCTTCTCGGTCATGCTCTGGGCCCCCAGCTGGGGTGGCATGATCAACGGCCTGCTCACGTTGCGCGGGGCGTGGCACAAGGTGGCGCAGGACCCGATCCTCAAATTCTTCGTGGTCGCCGTGACCGCCTACGGCATGTCCACCTTTGAAGGCCCGATGCTCTCCATCAAGAGCGTCAACGCCCTCGCGCACTACACCGACTGGATCATTGCGCACGTGCACACCGGCGCGCTCGGGTGGAACGGTTTCATGACCTTCGGCATGATCTACTGGCTGCTGCCGCGTCTCTTCCAGGCGCCGGTGTACAGCAAGCGGGCCATGGAAGTGCACTTCTGGATTTCGTCGGTGGGTATCGTGTTGTACGTCGTGGCCATCTACAGCGCCGGCGTGACGCAGGGGCTCATGTGGCGCGCGTTCGACGAAACGGGGCGCCTGGCGTATCCCGACTTCGTCGAGACCGTGCTCAAGCTGATGCCGATGTACTGGATGCGTGTGGCCGGCGGGACGATGTACATCATCGGCATGTTCATCTTCGGCTGGAACATCTTCAAGACGTGGGCCAATCGCCCGGCGCAGTACGAAGTGCCGGTCATCGAAGCGGCCCCGCTGGCAAAGAAGTACGTCGAAACGCATCCGGTCATCCCGGCGGCAGGCCTCTGGGCGCGCTTCAATCAGGTGCAGTGGCACCGCGCGTGGGAACGCGCGCCGATGCTCTTCACCGCGCTCACCGTGCTCGCCGTGGTCGTGGCCTCGCTCTTCGAGATTCTCCCCACGTTCCTCATCAAGTCGAACGTCCCCACCATTGCCAGCGTCAAGCCGTATACGCCGCTGGAGCTGGCCGGACGCGACCTGTACATCGCCGAAGGGTGCTTCAACTGCCACTCGCAGATGGTGCGGCCGTTCCGCTACGAAACGGAGCGCTTTGGCGAGTACAGCAAGCCGGGCGAGTCGGTGTACGAGCATCCGTTCCTCTGGGGCTCGCGCCGCATTGGTCCCGACCTGGCCCGCGAGGGAGGCAAGTACCCCGACCTGTGGCATGTGCGCCATTTCGAGAATCCACGCGCCGTGACGGCCAAGTCCATCATGCCGGCGTACGCGCACTTCCTCAGCAAGACGCTCGACTTTGATGGCATCCAGTCCCGGGTGGACGCGATGGCCATGGTGGGCGTGCCGTACGGCGACGCCGTGAACAAGGCGCCGGCCATGGCTCGCGAGCAGGCGCGGCAGATTGCCGCCGCCATCAAGGAGCAGGGTGGACCCGGCGATCTCGAAGACAAGCAGATCGTGGCCATGGTGGCCTACATGCAGCGGCTTGGCCGCGACATCAAGGTCACCGCGACGGCGTCCGCCGCCACCACGGGAGGCTCGCGCTGATGAAACTCTCCGACGTCATGTCCTACGCCCAGCTGTCCTTCTACACGGAAGTCGCACTTGTGCTGTTCCTTGGCGTGTTCATCGCCATTTCCATTCGCACATTCATGCCCTCGCGGCGCGGGGAGCTGGAAGCAGCGTCCCGCATTCCCCTCGAAGACGATGTGGTGATCACCCCCCGCACCGCGGAGCGCTGACCCATGGCTGCGCCAGAGAAGAAAGACGGCCTGCAGGACAAACTGCTCGACCACACCTACGACGGCATTCAGGAGTACGACAACCCGATGCCGCGCTGGTGGCTGCTCACCTTCGCGGCCACGATCATCTTTTCGGTGATCTACGTGTTCAACATCGGGCCGGTTGGCAATGGCAACGGACGCATTGCCGACTACGAAGCGGACATGGCGGCGTATGCCAAGGCGCATCCGGCGCCCACCGGTGGCGACATGAGTGGCGATCAGCTGCTCGCGCTCGCCAAGAATGAAGAAGCGGTGGAGGAAGGGAAGGAGACCTACACCGCCTACTGTGCCTCCTGTCACGCACCGGATGGCGGCGGCCTCATTGGCCCCAACCTGGCCGACGCGTACTGGATTCACGGGGGCACCATTACCGACATCTACAAAACCGTCACCAACGGTGTGCTCGAGAAAGGCATGCCGCCCTGGGGCAAAACCCTCAAGCCGGATCAGCTTGCTGAAGTGGTGGCGTACGTAAGCACGCTCAAGGGTACCACCCCGGCCTCACCCAAAGCGCCACAAGGAAATCTGGTCACACCGTGAGCACCACCACTGCACCGCCAGGCGTGGGGAGACGCGTTCTCCCCACCCTGAACGAAGATGGCACCCGCCGCTGGATCCGCCCCAAGCCGTCGCACGGCAAGTGGTGGCAGCGGCGGCAGGTCGTGGCCTATGTGCTGATGGCCATCTTCTTTGCCGCCCCGCACATCCGCCTCTTTGGCAAGCCCGTGTTCCTCATGGACCTGCCTCGGCGTGAGTTCACGCTCATGGGCTACACGTTCCTGCCCACCGACACACTGCTGTTCATGTTCACGCTGGCCAGCGGGGTGATAGGGATCTTTCTCATCACGGCGCTGTGGGGACGCGCCTGGTGCGGCTGGGCCTGTCCGCAGACGGTCTATCTCGAGTTCCTCTTCCGTCCCATTGGCCGCTGGTTCGACGGCGGCTACACGCAATCGCGGACGCTCGACAAGCAGGGCGCCTGGTTCACCCCGCGCCGCCTCGGGAAGTACATCACGTTCTTCCTCTTGGCGCTGTTCGTGTCGCACACGCTGCTCGCGTTTTTCGTGGGTACCGACCAGCTGTACAGCTGGATGGTGAACTCCCCGGCGGCGCATCCGTCGGCGTTCTTCTTCGTTGTGGTCTTCACGGGCATCGTGTGGTTCAACTTCACGTATTTCCGCGAACAGACCTGCCTCATTGTCTGCCCCTACGGGCGCTGGCAGTCGGCGCTCATCGATCGCCAGTCGGTGATTGTGGCGTATGACTACAACCGCGGCGAGCCGCGCGAGCACGCTACCAAAACGCGGGACCCAAACGCCGGCGACTGCATCGATTGCGGGGCCTGCGTGCAGACGTGCCCCACCGGCATTGATATCCGCAACGGGCTGCAGATGGAATGCGTGCACTGCACGCAATGCATCGATGCCTGTGACGACATCATGGTGAAGGTGGGCAAGCCCACTGGGCTCATTCGCTATTCGTCGCAAGATGAAATCGCCGGCAAGCCCAAGCATCTCCTGCGACTCCGCACCATCCTGTATCCGGCAGTCCTGACCATTCTGCTGGGCGGTCTCGGGACGGCCATGTATCTCAAGGAGCCGGCCGATCTCACGGTGCTGCGCGGTCTCGACGCCCCCTTTGCGACTGAGGCAGACGGACGGATCTCCAACCAGATTCGCGTGAAGGTCACCAATCGCCGCGGCACCGACATGGCGTACAGCATTGTGCTGGATGGCCTTGCCACCGACGGCGTAACGTCGCAGGAAATCACGGTCGTGGCCCCGGAGAATCCGCTGCGCGTGAAGTCGGGCGACACCCGTACCACCAGTGTTTTTGTGCTGTTGCCAGCGCGCGCCTTTACCAAAGGCGAGCGCTTCATCTCGATTACGGTGTCCGACGAACGCGGCTACAAGGAGTCGGTCAAATACCGGCTGCTGGGGCCCACCGGCGACACCCCGCGGAGTGTACCATGAAGAAGGGGATGGGATGGCCCATCGGTGTCGCCATGATTCTCGCGAGTACCGTCGTGGCCAATGTGGTGGTGATGAAGATCGCCAATAACGATCCATCGTTCTCGGTGGAGCCGGACTACTACCGCAAGGCGGTGCACTTCGACTCCACCATGGCCCAGCAGCAGCGCAACCTGAGCCTCGGGTGGGGCATCGATACGCAGATCGATTCCATTGGCGACGGCACGCACACGCGTCTCTCCATCCGGTTGCGTGATGCCTCGTCGTATCCGCTGCCGGGGGCGCGCGTGGCGGTCATGGCGCGCTTCAACGCCCGTGCGAACGACACACTCACCGCCGTGCTCACCGAAGAGGCGCCCGGTACGTACGTCACCACGCTGCCCATTGCCCGTCCCGGTGAGTGGGAAGTGCGCGTGGATGCCACGCACGGCAGTCAGCGCTTTTCCGCCAGCTCGCGGGTCACCGCGGTGCGTTCCGACGTCGCACGACACACCCCGCGATGATCACCGCCGCGGCCAGCATTCTCGTGGCTAGTCTGGTGGGGAGCGTGCATTGCGCCGGCATGTGCGGTGGCTTTGTCTGCTTCTACGCCGGATCGGCCAAGGGCAATGAACCGGCCGCGCTGCGGGCCCATGTGATGTACAACGCCGGTCGCCTGGGCTCGTACCTGCTGCTGGGGGCCCTGGCCGGACTGGCGGGGGCACAGGTTACGCAGGCTGGCACCCTGGTCGGGATCAGTCACGCCGCCGCCATAGTGGCCGGAGTGCTCATGGTGGGGTGGGCCCTCAGCACCATCGCGGCGCAACGTGGCGTCACCATTGGCACGCTGCACGCGCCGCAAGCGTGGCAGCGCGCTCTCGGGCGTGTGCTGCACTCGGTGCGGGAACAGCCCATTGGCGTGCGCGCCCTGCTCACGGGCCTTTTTACCACCCTGCTCCCCTGCGGCTGGTTGTATGTCTTCGTCGCCACGGCCGGCGGGACCGGCAGTGTGCAGGAGGCCATGCTGCTGATGGCCATCTTCTGGGCCGGTACGGTCCCGGCACTGATTGCTGTTGGTCTTGGGGCCCAAACGCTGCTGGCACCGTTCCGACGCCGCTTGCCGGCCTTCAGCGCCGCGGTGGTCCTTGTGATGGGGCTGCTCTCCATGTCCGGTCGGCTCACGCCGTCGTTGCACAC contains the following coding sequences:
- a CDS encoding FixH family protein codes for the protein MKKGMGWPIGVAMILASTVVANVVVMKIANNDPSFSVEPDYYRKAVHFDSTMAQQQRNLSLGWGIDTQIDSIGDGTHTRLSIRLRDASSYPLPGARVAVMARFNARANDTLTAVLTEEAPGTYVTTLPIARPGEWEVRVDATHGSQRFSASSRVTAVRSDVARHTPR
- a CDS encoding cbb3-type cytochrome oxidase subunit 3, with protein sequence MKLSDVMSYAQLSFYTEVALVLFLGVFIAISIRTFMPSRRGELEAASRIPLEDDVVITPRTAER
- a CDS encoding cbb3-type cytochrome c oxidase N-terminal domain-containing protein produces the protein MAAPEKKDGLQDKLLDHTYDGIQEYDNPMPRWWLLTFAATIIFSVIYVFNIGPVGNGNGRIADYEADMAAYAKAHPAPTGGDMSGDQLLALAKNEEAVEEGKETYTAYCASCHAPDGGGLIGPNLADAYWIHGGTITDIYKTVTNGVLEKGMPPWGKTLKPDQLAEVVAYVSTLKGTTPASPKAPQGNLVTP
- a CDS encoding sulfite exporter TauE/SafE family protein, which gives rise to MITAAASILVASLVGSVHCAGMCGGFVCFYAGSAKGNEPAALRAHVMYNAGRLGSYLLLGALAGLAGAQVTQAGTLVGISHAAAIVAGVLMVGWALSTIAAQRGVTIGTLHAPQAWQRALGRVLHSVREQPIGVRALLTGLFTTLLPCGWLYVFVATAGGTGSVQEAMLLMAIFWAGTVPALIAVGLGAQTLLAPFRRRLPAFSAAVVLVMGLLSMSGRLTPSLHTTMSHDRPTPMSSAEASHVH
- the ccoN gene encoding cytochrome-c oxidase, cbb3-type subunit I, which translates into the protein MTPASSVASAGAPPRVAGAALDRFSYDDAIVRKFLFATLIWGVVGMVAGLLIALQLANPIFNLGLEWTSFGRLRPLHTNAVIFAFAGNAFFCGAYYSTQRLLKARMFSDGLSNFHFWGWQAIIVSAALTLPFGFTQAKEYAELEWPIDIAIAVVWVAFAVNFFGTLIKRRERHIYVALWFYIASIVTVAILHIFNNLSVPAGLFKSYSIYAGVQDAFMQWWYGHNAVAFFLTTPFLGLMYYFMPKAAEGPVFSYKLSILHFWSLVFMYIWAGPHHLHYTALPEWASTVGMLFSVMLWAPSWGGMINGLLTLRGAWHKVAQDPILKFFVVAVTAYGMSTFEGPMLSIKSVNALAHYTDWIIAHVHTGALGWNGFMTFGMIYWLLPRLFQAPVYSKRAMEVHFWISSVGIVLYVVAIYSAGVTQGLMWRAFDETGRLAYPDFVETVLKLMPMYWMRVAGGTMYIIGMFIFGWNIFKTWANRPAQYEVPVIEAAPLAKKYVETHPVIPAAGLWARFNQVQWHRAWERAPMLFTALTVLAVVVASLFEILPTFLIKSNVPTIASVKPYTPLELAGRDLYIAEGCFNCHSQMVRPFRYETERFGEYSKPGESVYEHPFLWGSRRIGPDLAREGGKYPDLWHVRHFENPRAVTAKSIMPAYAHFLSKTLDFDGIQSRVDAMAMVGVPYGDAVNKAPAMAREQARQIAAAIKEQGGPGDLEDKQIVAMVAYMQRLGRDIKVTATASAATTGGSR
- the ccoG gene encoding cytochrome c oxidase accessory protein CcoG, translated to MSTTTAPPGVGRRVLPTLNEDGTRRWIRPKPSHGKWWQRRQVVAYVLMAIFFAAPHIRLFGKPVFLMDLPRREFTLMGYTFLPTDTLLFMFTLASGVIGIFLITALWGRAWCGWACPQTVYLEFLFRPIGRWFDGGYTQSRTLDKQGAWFTPRRLGKYITFFLLALFVSHTLLAFFVGTDQLYSWMVNSPAAHPSAFFFVVVFTGIVWFNFTYFREQTCLIVCPYGRWQSALIDRQSVIVAYDYNRGEPREHATKTRDPNAGDCIDCGACVQTCPTGIDIRNGLQMECVHCTQCIDACDDIMVKVGKPTGLIRYSSQDEIAGKPKHLLRLRTILYPAVLTILLGGLGTAMYLKEPADLTVLRGLDAPFATEADGRISNQIRVKVTNRRGTDMAYSIVLDGLATDGVTSQEITVVAPENPLRVKSGDTRTTSVFVLLPARAFTKGERFISITVSDERGYKESVKYRLLGPTGDTPRSVP